GCAACGCTTCAAGGAAGCAGCTGCAAGACTTGTCTGCGCCCAAGCGCCGGTTCTTTAAAGAAAGTATCAGAACCCTGCCAGATATCGTGTAATCTGTATTTGAGGAAGCGTTGCAGGACTCCTGATTCGTAATCTGATTTTGCCTGATCTGTTTGGCGCAACCGCGAGCCCAATACCAGCCAAGAGCGCCATTTGATTCACCCTGTCCTGATACTTGCATAACGACTGCCAAGTTTGCTCGCTGGTCAACTATTGCGGTCACAGCAGCCCGGGCTTGCTGATTTCCAGCAAAGTGAAATACCCGTTGTACTCACCCGGTAGCCATCCGCCTGTATCAATATGATGAACATTGCCAAGTGTCATAACCGTTGGGTGGCAATTATGGCCCACGATAACATGATCGACCCCGGCTACCCGCGTCACGTCCTGGCGTTCAAATCGATCGCGCGACCACATCGCGCGCTGGCGGTGTGATTTGGAAACGAAATAGTTTTCCAGATCATTCCAGTTTCGACACGGTACATCTGCATGAACAATACCAATTCGTCCGTTTGCCGTCGCAACCTCTATGGCCATTGGCAGGCGTTCCAGCCTGGTAACCAGGCTTTCCCGATCGTCAGCGTCCTTGTCAATGAACCAGCCTCCACCGTTAAGCCGATAATTGTCTTCATCCATCCGGCCAATGCGATGATAGCGAATGGCATAGTCGTCGTGATTGCCGCAAGCCGGAAAAAACCAGCCGATGTCGATCAGATTAATAACTTTTTCATTCTCTGTGCCGCGATCGACCAGATCGCCCACCGAGAAAAGCCGATCTTTGCCTGTATCAAAAGCTACGGCCTTTAACGCCTGCATCAGCTCTGTATAGTGACCATGGATGTCGCCAACAACGAAATCCCGGCCAGCTCTGTTTAAATCGAATTTGTGTACGTATGCCATTTACTCTGCTCCGTCACACTCGCCATCAGGAGCCATCCCGAGGCCGGCCTGTTCATACAAAAAAACGGATCAATGTTCTATTTCTTATTATTTTTTTTACTTCTGAACGCGTACCAACAGGGAATTGCAATCATGACCAATGCGCTGAGGATTGCAAAAGCAATTTCGGTGCCTTCGGTATCAGATGGGGAAAAGTAAAAAAGAGAAGCACATACGGCGGCCGCGCTGAATGCAAATACCGAGGCGACGATCTGGCGCACGTAAAGCGGCTCCCTTTCTTTTCCTGATGGCGCAAAAAAGAAGGCCACGACCGTAGCTGCCACCATCAATATCCCGATTAACTGGGCCCACAAATCCATGACAATCCCCGACTTTATTCATTACACGATCATTATACGGTGGCAGGCCGGAGTATGCCGCATCGCAGCAGCAGTTGATACACACTCGCGCGCTTTCACTTTCAATGACAGTAGCCTCTACTGTCCAGCCGTCCCGCGAGCATACCTCGCCCTATTTGACGCGCGTCAGTACGCCGGCATCCTCATTGATATCCAATGGCCTGTCCAGCACTTTCAATTTTCCTTCATCCACCGCCTGCAGCGTGTTCCTGGACCGGACACCAAATAACCAATCTTCTTCATTTTTCTCGTCGGCGCTAAGGCGCAACAACGTATGCAAGCCTGATTTTTCCATAGTCCAGTTCCCGTGCAACGATTTTCCCACTGCACCGCCGCTAAGCACAAATCGCCCCTTGGGATCCAGCTTCAGTTCAATATCGTCACCTGAGAATGTGCCTGTAAGGAACGTTTCTTCCGATTTAGCGCTGGTGCTCGGCGCATTGCCGGCAGCAGCCGATGGCGCAACAGCAGTAGCCGCATTCACTGTTAGGCCGAATGTGCCCAGGCAGACAAGGAAAGATACCCTGATTAAAATGGTTCTCTTCACGTTAGTGTTCTCCAGATATTCAACGATCTGATTGATCCTATTGCATTTGAAAAGTATATATTTCTTCCAATTCATATTTCATAATTTTTATTCCCGAGCATCCTGCCGTAGTCCTCCTGCATGAGATCGCACGCAATAGTCGTAGCGCCACAATGGAAGCTGTACATCTGCGGTCGTATCAATAAAGGCCGCAAAGTGGAACTACTCGGTGGCTTCAAAGGCCTTGTGAAAAGACACCTGTCCAAGGGGCATGTCTCCGATAAAAGAGATCGCCTGAAAATACTGGGCTGGTGCATCGGCATACACTAAAGACGAATTGGCCTTGAAGCCAAAACGGCCATAGAAATCCGGGCTGCCTAACACTACACAGCCGCGCGCACCCATGCGCTGCAATTGGGCAAGAGCTGAGCGGATTAATTGCGTACCAACACCCTGCCCCTGCCACTGAGGAAGCACGCTGACAGGCCCCAGACCATACCAGCCCGGCTCACCCGAAGAGATACCAACGGGTGACAACGCGATATGGCCCACTATTGTGCCTTCATAAAGCGCCACCAAAGAGACCACCAACTGCTTGGCATGCCTTAGGCTATTGACAATAAACTGTTCAGTATGGCTGGCAAACTGCTCTGATTCAAATGCTGATTTGGTTACATACGCAATAGTATCGACGTCAGCCGGCTGTTCGTTACGAATGGTTATATTCAACATGATTGTCCCGGGATAGTGAACTGGCAAGGCCTGAAGATAAAGAACAAACCATAGCCGATAGCACGGCAAGATGCAAATCGTAGAAAATGGACGACAGCCGAGAGGCCGGCGCATTTTACATGTACGCTAGCCTCTCGCAATTCACAACACCGCTGCATTCGCGCAGGGCACGAAGCAAGCGATCGAGCACAAATGAACTTGATGGTCCAACACAAATGTGCTTAATTTACTGCGGTTCTGTTTAACCTGCTTTTTATTTTTATTTACCGAGTTTATTCATGGCAACAATAAACTTGTCCATGTCACTATCACGAGTGAAAAGCGCCGGCGACACGCGGATAGCGTCACCGTTATGAATACCGCCACGGCGCACCGTCAGGATACCGTACTGGTCTCTTAATGTTTTTACCAAGCCATCATTCTGCTTCTTGTCACGCGCGTTGCCCAACCGAAAGGAGGTAATACCTGCATGCAGGCTGGCATCATCAGGCGTCAATACATTGACAGATTTATTACTCCTGAGTGCGTCTACCCAGTAATCTCGCAAATAAGTCAGCCTTTGCTGCTTGGCTTTTGCCGATATTTTCTGGTGCAAATCCAGTGCAACGGGAACCGTGAGCAAGGCGGCAAAGTTGGTGGTTCCCGTGTGCACCCTCGAACGGATATCATTGGATTCATAATCTTCGTCTGCGTAGTCCGGATCGATATCCATCAGTCGATTTTTTGAAATATACATAAAGCCCACACCGACCGGCGCCGATATCCATTTATGAAGATTAAAGCCCACGAAGTCGGCACTTAAGTCTTTCACATTGAAGTCGATTTGCCCCCATGAATGCGCAGCATCCACAATCACGTCCACACCCTGGGTCCGGGCCATCTGGGCGATCTCCGCTACAGGAATGACTAGCCCCGTCCGGTGAGAAAGATGCGTCAATAAAAGCAGCTTTAACTTAGGCGTACTTAAAATTTTCTCGTAGGTTTCCAGAATATTTTGTCGGGTAGCCGGTTCCGGAATATTGAATGTTTTCACCCTCACGCCACGACGTTGCTGTAGCCAATTCATTGCATACTGCATGGAGTCGTAATCCAGATCGCTATAGGCAACAACATCGCCCGGCTGCAACCCATTATAGCCAGTGATCAGTTTTTGCAGAGCTTCTGTTGCGCCACGTGTTAGCGCAATTTCCGAGACGTCTGCACCAACGGCATGCGCGACCTGTTCGCGCACTTTTTCCAGCGCGCCACTGAATTGGGCGCGTGCATAAATGGTGTTATTGGTATTGATGAAATCGGTGTTCTCTTTGTAAGCCGCCAGCACCGGTTTAGGCATTGCTCCCCAGTACCCGTTTTCCAGATTGGTTATTTCCCGGTTGACTGCATAAAGCTCCTGTATATGCTTCCATGCTGCATCTGAACTGGAAAGTGGAGCAGAGATGGAGCTCGTATTGTTATGTGCCTGCAGAACACTGGGAATCAACGAAAGCGCGGTACTGGCCAGAGAACCAAAGACTATCTGGCGCCGGGAAATATTTAACATGATGTTTACTTCACTCAGTTATAAAAAATAAAGTGCTCATCATAAGAACCATCTATTGCTGCCTTATGACAGCTCAGTGGTCGGCCCTATATGCTGACATTTCAGATGACATTGTTTTGCTAAGCGCCAGAAATTTCATCAGATGCGCCAGACAATGTGCGCCTGCGAAATAACTGCGACCGCAGCCACCAGACTGCAACCTACGCGTGACCAGGACGACGCAATGTTGCCGACCATACAGGTTAATACCGGGTTTATCGCGGCTTGAATAGCTTCACAACACCACGCCAGGGCCAGCTTCATCCGTCCTTAGTCGATCAGCCTGCCTCCGAAGTTCGGCAAGAAAATCGCCGAGTACCGGGTGCGAATCACCTTCACGATACACAGCTCCTACGGGGCCGAAGCCAGCAGTCAACGGCAAAGCATGCACCAATCCCAAGCGATGCAAATGTGCTCCCAACGAAGCCGAACACACTGCAACGTAATCAGTCTGCCTCAAAACTGTCTCAATAATGATAATGGACGCGGTTTCCAGGCGCGGGCGCACACCCGCCCCACCATTTTCCAGCAATACGGTGTCCAGCCGGTTTCGCATGAGCGTGTTTTTTTCAGGCATGATCCATGGATACGGCACCAGGTCCGACCACAGCGGCTTCGCTTTTTGACGTATAGGGTGCTGCAAGCCGACAATCGCCACAATACGGTCTTCGAACAGTACTTCATGGGCCAGACCGGCCGCATAGGCCCTTGCATCTATGGAACCGACAACAATATCGAGTTCCCTGCCCTCCAGCCGCTCGAGCAACAACGAAAAAGCGCCCTCGGTCATATGAATCGCAATTTGTGGGACCTGCATCTGAAAGCTGCAGATTGAATTGGGAATCAGATGAGCCAGCCCCGCCGTTACGCTGCCCACATGAAGACTGGCTGGCGCACCCTGAGCCAGCAATTCCAGTTCATCCTGGGTTCTGGCAATATCTCCTATCAGCCGGGTTGCCAGACGCAGCAAAACCTCCCCCTCCGACGTAAACCTGATCCGTCGGCCACGCACAACTAGCCTGACGCCAAGCAATGTCTCAAGTTCGTTCAGCCAGTGAGACATTGCCGATTGCGTCATATGTAATGCACGAGCAGCCTCGGATAATGTCCCGGCATTTCTGAGAATAAGAAAATACTCCAGATGTCGTACCTTGAGGCGGCGTGCCCAGGCCATACTATTTGCACTTGATATATGAGTATTCACTCATGTTCCATCCATAAAATTTCATAGAAATATCCGGTATTTTCACGCGTTCAACTATATACAATAGGCGGAATCACAAAATATTCGATAAGGCATAAACATGAGAGTTTACTCCAGTCTACACAAACTGATCCCTACTGCACTGCTGCTGGCCTGCCTGGGTCAGGCGCATGCCGCAGATGAATTTCCGCAACGCGCGATAAAAATTATTGTTTCCCAGCAAGCTGGCGGCGGCACAGACAATCTTGCACGCATGTGGGCAGAAAGCGTTGGGAAAACGCTCAACGTACCGGTTGTCGTAGAGAACAAGCCCGGTGCGGGCGGCGTGATTGCAGCCAAGGCAGTGTTGTCCCAGCCAGCCAACGGCTATACGCTGTTTTTGGCCGGCGTTTCCCAGATGGTGCTCAACAAATTCGTATACAAACCCCTGTCTTATTCTCCTGAAGAGGATTTCGCCGGCGTTGGCATGCTCACCACAGTGCCGTTTGTCCTAGCAGCCAGCCCCCAATCCGGTTTCAACAATTACGACGATTTACAACAAGCGGCCAAGTCAGATCCTGAAAAAATCACTTTTGCGTCCTCTGGCAATGGCAATTCCACACACCTGGTTGTGGAAATGCTGATGAAGCAGGCGGGTTTTAAGATGCTGCATATCCCTTATCGCGGCGAACCGGACAGTATTGTTTCTACCGTGGGAGGAAACACCCAGATTGTAGCGCCGGTCTTAAGCAGCGCCCTGCCTTTGATCAAGGAAGGCAAACTAAAACCTCTGCTGGTTTTCAATGACAGTCGTGTTCCCGAACTACCTGAGGTGCCTACCGCGGGCGAATTAGGCCTGAAGGGTTTTGAAAACATTGGATGGAGCGCTGTGGCTGTCAAGGCGGGCACACCGGACACGGTAATAAAGAAACTGCACGCAGCAACACAAACTTTCCTGAATGATCCGGCAGCCCAGGAGAAATTCGCGGCCGTTCAGGTCCGGGCAATGCCTGGCCCATCGTCCGCTTTGATCGACTTCACTGTTCGCGATACTGCCAAATGGCAACAAGCCGTGGGCGACCTGAATCTGAACGTCAAATAATCAGGAATGACAAATGAATAGACATGGCATGGTAGTCTGCCCTCAACCCGAGGCCGCAGAATCAGGCATCGAAATTCTGCAGGCGGGAGGCAATGCGGTGGATGCAGCAGTAGCCTGTGCTTTTTCCCAGACTGTGGTTGATCCCTTGATGTGCGGAATTGCTGGGTTTGGCACGGCAGCGCTCTATCTGCCCAGCAAGCAAACGCATGAGTATGTGGATTTTCACGCGCCCGCACCGGGCCTGGCTCGGGCTGATATGTGGGAACATCTTCTGCAGGGCGAAGCGCGCGACGGATTTGGTTTTTCAATCAAGGGACGGCTCAATGACTTGGGAGCGCAATCGATCGGCGTACCGGGCACATTGCTGGGCCTGAAGCGCATGCATGAACGCCATGGTCGCCTGCCCTGGCGCGACGTAATTGCACCGGCGATAGAATGGGCGCGCGGCGGCTACTTTGTGCGTCCAGCCATGTATGCCTTCTGGATCGACGAGCCCTTGGCAGGCCGGGCAGCCAATCGCGAGCGGCTGGCGCTTACGCAATCCGGACGAGATTTATATTGCCGTGCCGACGGTTCGCCCAAAACTATTGGAACACCGCTGTATAACCGGGATTATGCTGCAACGCTGGAGTTGATCGCGCGCGATGGCGCAGATACGTTCTACCGCGGAGACATGGCGCAGCAAATGATCGCTGACTTGAGCAATCAGGGCGGGATTCTGTCACTGGACGATCTATCGGCTTACGAACCAACCGTGAACCGGCCGCTGGTCGGCACGTACCGCGATCGCCGTATCACGACCAATCAGCCACCGGGAGGCGGCGCAATGCTCATCGAAATGCTTAATATCATTGAGCATTTCGATTTGCCGGGCTACAAACACAATAGCGCTCATTATATACAACTGGTCTGTGAGGCAATGAAACAGGCTACGGTTGACAAAGACCACCATATCGCAGACCCGGCGTTTGTCGACGTTCCCCTGGATCAAATATTGTCCAAGCCATATGCCGCCGCAATTGCACAGATGATCAGCGCAGGACAAAAGATCGACGTGCCCCGGTTTAACGATGCAATTGCACCACCGAAAGACACCACGCATTTATCTGTTGTCGATGCCGATGGCAATTGTGTCGCTATCACGCATTCGCTGGGTATGCCGTCTGGCGTTATTACGCCAGGACTGGGATTTATGTATAACGGCTGCATGGGGGTGTTTGATCCACGCCCAGGTCGTGCGGGCAGTATTGCTCCGGGAAAATCACGCTTTACTTCGTCCTGCCCAAGTATCGTTTTTAGAAACGATAAACCGGAAATAATACTGGGTGCACCAGGAGGCACACAAATCGTGATGGGTGTTCTGCAAACCATCCTGAATGTCGTCGATTTTGGTATGCCAATTGACGCCGCAGTTT
Above is a window of Advenella kashmirensis WT001 DNA encoding:
- a CDS encoding Bug family tripartite tricarboxylate transporter substrate binding protein, yielding MRVYSSLHKLIPTALLLACLGQAHAADEFPQRAIKIIVSQQAGGGTDNLARMWAESVGKTLNVPVVVENKPGAGGVIAAKAVLSQPANGYTLFLAGVSQMVLNKFVYKPLSYSPEEDFAGVGMLTTVPFVLAASPQSGFNNYDDLQQAAKSDPEKITFASSGNGNSTHLVVEMLMKQAGFKMLHIPYRGEPDSIVSTVGGNTQIVAPVLSSALPLIKEGKLKPLLVFNDSRVPELPEVPTAGELGLKGFENIGWSAVAVKAGTPDTVIKKLHAATQTFLNDPAAQEKFAAVQVRAMPGPSSALIDFTVRDTAKWQQAVGDLNLNVK
- a CDS encoding GNAT family N-acetyltransferase, with the protein product MLNITIRNEQPADVDTIAYVTKSAFESEQFASHTEQFIVNSLRHAKQLVVSLVALYEGTIVGHIALSPVGISSGEPGWYGLGPVSVLPQWQGQGVGTQLIRSALAQLQRMGARGCVVLGSPDFYGRFGFKANSSLVYADAPAQYFQAISFIGDMPLGQVSFHKAFEATE
- a CDS encoding LysR substrate-binding domain-containing protein produces the protein MAWARRLKVRHLEYFLILRNAGTLSEAARALHMTQSAMSHWLNELETLLGVRLVVRGRRIRFTSEGEVLLRLATRLIGDIARTQDELELLAQGAPASLHVGSVTAGLAHLIPNSICSFQMQVPQIAIHMTEGAFSLLLERLEGRELDIVVGSIDARAYAAGLAHEVLFEDRIVAIVGLQHPIRQKAKPLWSDLVPYPWIMPEKNTLMRNRLDTVLLENGGAGVRPRLETASIIIIETVLRQTDYVAVCSASLGAHLHRLGLVHALPLTAGFGPVGAVYREGDSHPVLGDFLAELRRQADRLRTDEAGPGVVL
- a CDS encoding aminotransferase class V-fold PLP-dependent enzyme; the encoded protein is MLAAYKENTDFINTNNTIYARAQFSGALEKVREQVAHAVGADVSEIALTRGATEALQKLITGYNGLQPGDVVAYSDLDYDSMQYAMNWLQQRRGVRVKTFNIPEPATRQNILETYEKILSTPKLKLLLLTHLSHRTGLVIPVAEIAQMARTQGVDVIVDAAHSWGQIDFNVKDLSADFVGFNLHKWISAPVGVGFMYISKNRLMDIDPDYADEDYESNDIRSRVHTGTTNFAALLTVPVALDLHQKISAKAKQQRLTYLRDYWVDALRSNKSVNVLTPDDASLHAGITSFRLGNARDKKQNDGLVKTLRDQYGILTVRRGGIHNGDAIRVSPALFTRDSDMDKFIVAMNKLGK
- the ggt gene encoding gamma-glutamyltransferase, producing the protein MNRHGMVVCPQPEAAESGIEILQAGGNAVDAAVACAFSQTVVDPLMCGIAGFGTAALYLPSKQTHEYVDFHAPAPGLARADMWEHLLQGEARDGFGFSIKGRLNDLGAQSIGVPGTLLGLKRMHERHGRLPWRDVIAPAIEWARGGYFVRPAMYAFWIDEPLAGRAANRERLALTQSGRDLYCRADGSPKTIGTPLYNRDYAATLELIARDGADTFYRGDMAQQMIADLSNQGGILSLDDLSAYEPTVNRPLVGTYRDRRITTNQPPGGGAMLIEMLNIIEHFDLPGYKHNSAHYIQLVCEAMKQATVDKDHHIADPAFVDVPLDQILSKPYAAAIAQMISAGQKIDVPRFNDAIAPPKDTTHLSVVDADGNCVAITHSLGMPSGVITPGLGFMYNGCMGVFDPRPGRAGSIAPGKSRFTSSCPSIVFRNDKPEIILGAPGGTQIVMGVLQTILNVVDFGMPIDAAVSAARFSSTSNIVDISNRIPRSVSRAVEAMGYQVARNPFGHTIAWVHAIHIDQTGALSGAADPGRDGVAYSL
- a CDS encoding metallophosphoesterase produces the protein MAYVHKFDLNRAGRDFVVGDIHGHYTELMQALKAVAFDTGKDRLFSVGDLVDRGTENEKVINLIDIGWFFPACGNHDDYAIRYHRIGRMDEDNYRLNGGGWFIDKDADDRESLVTRLERLPMAIEVATANGRIGIVHADVPCRNWNDLENYFVSKSHRQRAMWSRDRFERQDVTRVAGVDHVIVGHNCHPTVMTLGNVHHIDTGGWLPGEYNGYFTLLEISKPGLL